AAGTCCAATCTTTGTTAAAAGATTTAGTTTACATATTAGTATATATACTATATTACAtacaagacagagaaatatacgctaaatggaatagagaagttaaaaaggACGTGGATAAggcaaaaaatataaactgggaggctaagtgtgatgaactggacagatttatgggtggaacaaaagtggcacaagctggaaaacattaaagcagtttaggaaaaatgagaaaagtgaagacaacatttctctcataaagttaaatgaatgggaagaatattatacgaaactgctgaaagaggatagagtagagtacagatgggaaaagataaggaattaatagacaacagagacgaaagacaggaaatccctataataacattatctgaattgacggaaaccttaaaagaggttaaaaacggaaaagccgcagggcctggagacattcccatagagctggttaaatatgggccgactgcacttttagaattaatagtagaccttttcaataaatgtatgtgtggagacaggaaattcctaaagattggaataaatcatatataagctccatatataagagagggaataaaagagactgtttaaattatagaggtattattgtgacgagctctgtgggccggttgtacggcagaatattaaagagagggttgaaagacagatacaagatattgaagaacaaagcggctttcgtaccgggagatcctgccttgataatatatttatcctacgacaaataatcgaaaagcgtgtcgaaagaagtagagagacccatttggtatttatagaccttgagaaagcatatgatagtgtcccgttaaagaaaatgtttgaggtcctcgaaaggtccggattggattcgacgtatatccgagcgatatataaattgtacgaaaatgcagttagttgtgtaaaaattggaaccagaacctcaactgaatttaaagtcactaaaggcctaaagcaaggatgctgtttgtcaccgacactcttttaaatatacgtccaagaagcattgaggaattggagaaataaatgtagatttatgggcatcgaagtgggacaagaaactctgtatacattgttatttgcagatgatcaggtggtggttgcaaccgatgaggaagatataaattatatgaatcgaaaattatttgaggaatatgccaaatgggggcttactgtaaacataggcaaaacagaatatttaaaaattggaggaaataccacagatctgaggcttgaaaacgcagttataaaaggctgcaaccagtataaatatctaggaagcatcatatcagcagatgcagagttaagatagatgtacaaaaccgaataacccaagggaaaaaatgcatccgaatactgaattcattactgtggtctaataaaataaagatgcataccaaacttcgcgtatacagagcaattgtagaaccaattaccacatatggtgctgaatgttggacgatgacaaagaatgaacgagataaagtagacgttgtggaaatggattatcttagaaggtcatgtcgagtatcgagaatggaaagaatcaggaatgaggaaatacgaaaccgtacaggaattagagataatctttcagatagaatacaaggaaggcaattacaattgtatggtcacgtgatgagaatggaggaggagcggtggccaaagaaagccttaatgtatgttccgccagaaagaaggaaaaggggaagaccaccaaattcctggagaagagaaattacacaaacaatgcaatctagaggcttagaagagggagattggagagataggaaaagatggaggctgaaatgcgggaagcggcaatcgccgtaggacccccgttatatgatgatgatgatgagtttacatattaattaaattaagtaAACGACCGACGTATTCTTGGCAACAATGCAGACGAAATACACAACGTAACTTTGTTAATACCTTAGCGGGTGGCGATGGGAGCAAAcagtaatttatttaattattttaatataacgtATTTTGttgaaaatgtaaattataaataaataataaacttactttattcaattttaaaaacattttaatttttaattaaaaacatacattttaaaaatacagaaaccaGTAGGAAGCTTCGCGCtggtctacagtaccgcctagtGTACCACCTTTTTTTATATTGATGTCTCGTATAAACTATTGTGGgcagttttatataaattattaaaaagtaaatgCCTGTTTTTGTAATaccattttttgtttcaggttcCAACATAATCACCGACTTCAACCTAATCTGTGATAGGAAAAGTTTACAAAACTTAGCCGAAATGATGTTCCTTGCCGGAGTCGCTATTGGAGGTCTCGTCAGTGGTATCGTCTCTGATAAATATGGAAGAAAAAGGACATTGATGATATCTGTTACTTTACAGACCATAATCGGTAATACATGAACTATAATTTTAAGCTAAATTAAGTTTGTCAATTTCACTACTTcaaactatttatttttcaaattcaaattcaaagtatttcaatttttttatttttagccctattttgatgactTGTTTAGCatactgtgtataaatttataaattttaatttggtatagtcagttttataatacaattttatatttgatctattgtacggggttaatcaaaacgtggttttattatcctaatgtttaaacattttgtggaataattccgattgcgaattttcgtaaaaccttatttttcggctGAAACTATGTCTCCTAGACATTGAGTTTTctgtttcatgtcaaaatatggCTTGGTTCACTTTTCagagccaaatgaatttgtcacccacaatttaggacttttttaattatgttaattttgTAGTACCTCGAGGTGGCTTTGatgactgttatcattatgtcatattgacccttacattttgtttacctatgattgatcatggttcttagtgtcgaagattgtgcgaaagccgttgctctggttgaagatgggcgaaattatgaatatgtggctagagtactacacacttatctctctaccatccaaagggtagtgTAACTTTTTATACAAACTGGAACAAACAAGTGTAAAGCGGGAAGTGGCAGGAAGCGCAAAACTGtcgctttagatgatcgttttataagagtcaacgctttgcgggatcgtcatttaatAGCGGTGCAAACAataaatcagcttcaagaggttcgaggtAATCATGTAagtggtttgcaaagttgcagaccagcaactggacccaaattacttccacggcacGGAGCAGCTAGACTAAaattttccagggaacatttacattggaatttaggacaatggagtaatgtgCTTTTTACGGATGAatcgagatactgtcttcacttATCAGATGGGAAAGAACTAGTATGGCatcgaactggagagagatttgcggagtgcgctttcacTTCTcgcgttagccatggagggggtTGGGTGATGGTATGagcaggaatatcccgagaggcgcacactgaattggtatttattgagggttcgttgactgcacatcggtatattgaggaaattttagcaAATCACGTAGTAACCTTTTCTTAATATATCGGCTATAATTTTCTATTATTGCAAGATAATAcgcgaccccactctgcaatgtgtgtcacgcaatatttagaggaagttggtattaatacaATGAAAtggccagcgtgttcgccagatctAAACCCAATACAAAATTTGATTAAAAACTcactaaactaaattaaaatttataaatttttacacagtgtgctaaaaaaaccatcaaaatagggctaaaaataaaaaaactaaaatactttgaatttgaccaaaattttctcggttgcgttttttctacttttctaAAAGCAATTTCTACAATCATTTACTTCAAGTATCTTGGCATAAAAGTGTAACCTAATAATTTTACATCTAAGCGGATGAAGGAAAACGGAAAGTTGGAGACTTAAaatctgtcttcttcttcttcttcttttggaatcataaccctggatgggtcttagCCTGTCTCGCTGTGTATTTCTATTCAGACCTCTTCTGTGCTCTTCCCCTGCATTGTCTTAATTTATAGTTTTCAGGTCATCTTCCACGTCATTCAATCATCTCGTTCTGGGTCTTCCGTGTTTTCGTCTTCCCAATGACAAATCTTACGGTATCGTGCTCTACATTCAATTCATTATTCTTGTTGTTTCTCATGATTTTCTATACTACAGAACGTGAGAGCGATCTAGGTCAGTCGCTgacttagaagaagaagaccaaaagCGAAGGTGGAAGAGGCTTTTTTAAATCCAAATATTTGTCATCCTTTGGGTACCACAAATTTCTACTTTCTTGAAAGGAATCTCTTAAGGTACATATTTTTTCAGTAGCGCACTGATTTTAAAAATCATTACCACCTTCAGACAGGATCTATAAGTTCCACTGAAACGTGTGAGTGTTGTGAAGAAATTCTCTGAACCAAAACAACACCTAGTTTGGTACAAAATTCGTATTCAGACTAGTAGGACTAGAATATTAAACACAATATATGGTAAAGAAAGTTACACATATCaagaaatagcaaacaaattgGGTGGTTGCGTCAAAAAATCAGGTGTAATGAAAGTTTGTGAACGTTATCATATTACTGGAATgacaaaatcagcaaaaagaaCAGGCGGAAAACCGAAAGTTATTTAATACGATGAGTGTAGAATATGCCGACTTTCTTTAGAAGATCGTCGCAGATCCGCAAAAGATATTAATGCTATTGTCAAATCAACTGGCTTACAAATATCGGACCAcactatcagaagaaagttgtgtgaaaatgAATTGCGAGCACGAACTCCTGGAAAGAATCGTACctgaacaaaaaacaggcaaaacgCATTAATTGGGCTTTGGCACACAGAGGGTGGACAGAAAAACAGTGGAGTAAGgtaatttggagtgatgaaaCTAGAATCTCGATCTTTGGGAGTGGCGGAGTGAAGTTTCTTCGCCACCAACCGAGCGAATACCTATTGCCTCAGTGTACTACGGTCACTATGAAGCAACCTGTTAGTGTCATGGTATGAGCTTGTATGATCTCTAATGGACTTGCCGTTTAGCATTAATAGAGGACAATATTAATGCAGAAAAATATTAGGAATAGATATTGCAAACTAAACTGCTGCCGACTGTCAGAGATTTGTTTAAAGGAGATGCCCAACAATGCATCTtccagcaggatggagcgccttgtCATACGGCTAAGACTTCCATTGAATGGTTAAGAAACCATGACTTTACTGTCCTGCCTTAAACTAACCGCACTAACAAGAGAAAACTGATAGAAACCATTATTAAAAACGGGTTTAGAATCattacaccagaagatttggCTCCTCTCGTGAACTTCATGCTACctagaatttttttaaaatatatctacTGACAGCTAacggctgttgttttatttatttataatttttagagCGTTTTTCCTCTtaaaatagatattaaatattaagtagaagcataaaacaatgcaataaaattatagataaacaaCATAAGTATTGTGAAAAAGAGGAATTCTGATAACAAAACTAAACTTCTTGTAAAGTTTCCtgaattttggccactagtgtacagggtgatccatttgaaataagaaagttTATTATTAGATTTTCAGAAAAAAGGAAGATCTGACAACAATGTAAATACCGCCataatattggccacattacaacACTCTTAtgcaataaaatatataaaaatcgtGCAAGCCGTTTCCGAGATAATTTAGGCGTTCCATAGTTAAAAGTCACCCTGTAGATTGAGAATGAAGTGAAAAAcaaaagaattattttaaaagtataaaatttttttttatacttttattaaaaaaaatgtaagtgCTTTTAAACAGATTATGTGATTTATTTTAAACAGTGATTTTAATTTGCGACAGTTCTACACTCCAAAATCACTATTATTTCGCTCATTCAATTTGTGAAATTTCGCAAAAACGACATGCTTACCCTCGTTCCGGGTGGTGGCACTATTTTTTTCTTCGGTTTTAAGtactaaagaacaaaaaaattgGTCCCACGAGTGTGCCCTcaaatttcaaaatcaatgtttttggcattaaaaaagtggatattttctATAGAATTcaatataaatatatctataaagtTAGCAGCAATTATACGATTGCTACCTTTTATTATACGATTTATTTTTTTTCAGGTACCGCTATCGCTTTCACTCCTTGGTTCTTCTTATACGTCATTCTAAGGGCGTTTTTAGGATTCATCTCCGTATCTGTGGTCTTCAGTGGTTTCGTGCTGTCCATTGAACTTGTTGGTGGAGAATGGAGGACGGTAACTGGCATCTCGTATTTATTTCCAGTGTCTATGGGCTACGTGACCGTGTCAGGCATAGGCTGGCTGCTAAGAAATTGGAGACACTTTCAGTTAGCGATATCACTGCCGGGATTTTTCTTCATTATACTTTGGTAAAatgcatttttattatattattaagcACACACatgtttataacatttattttattactttcaGAAGTAGAAAGTTTTAGGCTTACCAAAAAGAAATTCAATTAGTAATTAAAATTAGAAAACTTCTATATGACACCGAAATTGTCTTTAATGTATGTGTTAatggatatttttttttaattaaaaatgctaAAGATATCTAGCTAGTTTTCACAAAGCACAAACAACCAGAGGAAAAATATGTAGTCAATTTAAGTTGTAATCTGTTTACAGGTGGGTCCTTCCAGAATCCCCAAGATGGCTTCTCGTTCTTGGAAAAACAAAACtagtaaaaaatattttggaaaaagCATCCAAATTTAACCGAAGACCTCTTCCACCCAACTTGGATAAACTTTTACAGCCTGAGTCGGGTTGCGATTCGATTGAAGACGTTTCGGTGTTTGACTTGTTTAGGGTGCCATCCTTAAGAAAAAAGACGTTCTGTCAGTTCATGATTTGGTTCAGCGTATATTTGGTGTATTATGGATTGGTTCTCAATCTTGGAAATATTGGAGGAAATCTGTATGTTAACTCGGTAAGCAAAAATGTGTTCATTCTAATCTTTCAAAAGTTCATAGTACGTTAAAGAAGTTATTTTGTAGTGATTTATTCctaatttaaatacttgggacaTACTTTATGAGTATAATGTACACTTAACACCAGAATATAAATCAAAATACCCTAAATATCTAAGTAATGTAAGGTAAAGTAACGCAGTATTGCAGATTATTGTATGTCATCGAATGTTTTAATTTCAAGTAGTAAAAGGATGTTTTTCTCCTCTAAAAGTCTAGAAAAAGAAACATCATTACGTTGCTTCCaattttacaaaagaaaaaaaaataatttgtattttgacAACGATTTCTGAGAAGTcaattacaaatattatttcattaataTTGTGGTTTATTTCCCTAAAATATAGTCGTTAAAAAATATGACGCCCAACATATGAGAAGGAAACCTGGTGTCATTTATATAACTTTGATCTACACAATAAGCATAAAAAAATAGCTGAGGGATTAGACGAAGAGGTAGACCAAGGTTGAAATAGGGGAATGCTAAAGATCAGACTGCCAGGAAGATCGACTTTACCAATTGGCATCAAGCTGCAAGCAATAGAACCGAATGGAGAAATAAGGTTAGGAAGGTCGAGTATCAATTTGAACAGAACCACCAATTATGATGATAAAAAATCTACTCATATTACCTCCATATTACCtcttataattgttttttttttacatttgtatAAAAAGTCGACACACTGTTTAAAAATTggttattttttttacacattCACTGACCACAGCaggtaaaataatataatttattacgaTACCTACGACGCCGACTCTATCTCCTTAGCTTGAGGTTAGCAGTCGTTAAATGGCGCATAGTAAGCAGATAtaggatatttttatttgtattcactctCCTTCAATGTGAGGTAGTATAAATCCATCTCTTTTGTTCCTACTACTACTCGCCACACACACGTTAAAATATTGCTGAATATCTATTACTGATCATCTCTGAATACATGAGATTAGCTCCCAATCATATTTACTTAATATGCATGTGCATATTAGACCTTGTAGGCTTGGGACAATAAGTTACATTTGTTttcaagttatttttttttactaatgcCACTAATTCCAATTTATATCCACTTCCCGGTGCATTTGTAGTAGTTGATCTTATTATTGTACGGTACTTTCTCAGCTTTTTTTCCTGAATAGAAACTTAGACCTTCCCAGGTTTTCATATTTCCTATTACCTTTTGCCATTTTTGCGTATATCGTTGTTATCAAATCCGTTCTTTTACCATTTCTCTTTTTATTAAAACTAAGCATTGGTGCTGCTTGTcgaaaattgttctatttcattttaaattattGTCTCTAATAGAGGAGAAAGATTAGTTCGTAACTTCTTCAATACTAATATATAGTGCTAATTgattattattaatgaaataatgttTTTATATGAACGAACAATTGTTTATTGCACTCATCGTGTTATCAATTTATCGTAACGTACAATAATAACTTACTTCTAGCAATTAGCTAGCATTAGTGCAAACACTAATCATTTAGCACTCCATAAAAAGCTATTaaaataataactttaaaataacaATTCGAATAATCAATAAATCATGTATATTGTGTTTGGTAGGCTCTACAAGGCGTAGTCGAAATCCCTGCAATAGCAATAAGCATCTATTTTCTTCTCAAGAAAGGCAGAAGGTGGCCACTTTCCTTAACAATGATTACATCTGGAATAGCCTGCATACTAACCTTCCCCATATACTTCCTTGACAGTAATCTCCAGTGGGTGATAACATCACTAACGATGATTAGCAAGTTCTGTATCAGTTCGTCGAATGCGACAATGCCGGTGTTTGCAGCAGAACTGTATCCAACTACTATCAGAAATATTGGCGTAGGGGCAGCGAATGTCTCAGCAGGGATTGCTTTAATGTTGGTACCATATTTGTGGCTTCTGGtaagtaaaaatttatatattttatatttttacttttatatttttttacttttttatttatttatcttttaaaGTCTTGAGTAAAAATCGATTAGGTCAAGTATGCTAAAGAGCCATGTGGTAAAAGAAACTGAACTTAAATAAACCTTTTTGCACCAACATATGTTTTAATAGCCTAACAAAAGGTTATTATCCCAGGAATTTGACTGTAAAAAGTGAATATAACCAAAAAGTTCAAAGAAAGATCAAGAAACATTGAATTGTTCCTTTCAACAGTACCAATTTTTATAATTGAAAATTGATTATGGAATCTGCTATCAGCATGCTTCCTGCTTTTATCAATGCTAattgaatataaaattaaaataaagtaggtaatatgtaaataatataagtaaaaaataagtaatataataAGAATCATTCCGTATGATAATATAGAACTGTTGGTACTCAAAAATAAATTGCCTAAACCGGATATATTGACaaatttatgttttctatttGGATTCTTTGGGCACATGACTTATTAGGCAAAATCCTGGTTGTTTTATAATTGTTACATTATTAAAAAGGCAATGTAGATACAGAGATATATAGAAACAAAGAGTTACCTATCGTAGCAGTTggttttttaatccataaaaaatggGCACCAAACATATTTACAATAACAAGTGTATGTACCAAagtcatttattttattattcaattaaatccaagatacaaactttaaattatacaGGTTTACGTACCAACTACGAGCCACTTAAATgaggaagttgatcaattttatgaagatatcaggGCAGCTGTAAACTTCAAAAAAGCTTCAAACTTCAAAAACCCACTATACActgataattggagatttcaacgcTAACTTTTGATTAAAACAAGACTAGTTTGGCTACAGATCACTTAGAGAATATCAGcgtcaatgaaatgaaaaataatattattcaaaCATTGAAAGCAGCTCAAAAGAAATATGTACTGTCCTCTTGctgaaaacaaacacaaaaaattAAGCTACAGTCCAAAATATCTTCTAGAGgaaaaaaaacacttaaagaaaatcaggatcataacaaaaatgaattaataatCTTAATTACAAGGTGGGTTTGTTAGGGAAACaccatattgaaagaagaagacaCCAAAACTGTTCACTATGCTTTTAAAACCCAGATAATGACAAATTTTGTAGTCCGCGAAGATATATGCATAGGAATAAGATCGAAAGACCAGTTAATAGCCTATAAATCTGTGTTGGTGCACCGGTGGTGAGAATATTAGCCGACATTACTCGTTTCCAGGGGACACCCGATTGCTTTCACATGTAATCACAATCTACGTGTAGGCTTTTATGTCCTTCATGTCCATCCTTCAGAATAGGCACCATCTACtatcatgcacagagatgagagggACCTGCACAAAAGAAGACCTATTCTTAGCGAATGATAGGGCCATCTCtgtggccaaccattggaaacacaacatttaaagctgttggtgttccggacacggaaagtgtAGGTAAGaagcctataaatacctaggtctcGAGAGTCGTATAGGAAAAGATCAGGCTGTTGAGCTTCTCTGTCGTATAAGACTAACTTGAGCACCTTGACTAggggcattagtacttaagctaccctcaacacaaaagatggattaggctaagtagtaagaagtgacgtttattttaatacaagtttgcaaagaagtatggcatcgatgttgtgcatttaccctgtacagactagtcactttgagacaatctatagAGACAGTTTCAAACTTGTTTAAGATACCTAAGACTTAAAAGACCTAAACAATTCAAACAAATAAATTATCTATTATCCTGTGGGTTAAAGTTCCTGGCGGAAGGAGATCAAATAAGTGGTGAATAAATTAGCCCAAGAGTATAACAATATTCACCTTTTATGAGATCAGTAAAATAGACAATTAGCAAATTGAATATAGGGATATctcgtaaataaataaatatatagaatgaatattttttaggtttgaGAGTCATGTTcactttttatttcttcttccagTCTTCCTTCCATGCAAGTCTGCCGATGACAGTCTTAGCAGCATTCGGAATAATGGGGGGTCTTTGCGTTCTGCTTCTACCAGAAACGAAAGGCGTTCCATTACCAACTACGATcaaacaagaaatagaaaatcgGAAGATGTCTCTAGCCGGATCCAACAAGAAGATTAACAACAACTGTTCAGCATAGCGGCTACTACATGGTAAATAGTGTACAAAAAGACAAGAGACTTGCCTCATGAACAAATCTAAGTATGAACACAAGTGCTTAGACCAATCAGGCATTATGTACTTAATGTAAAAAATGTGCAATTATAAGTAGTGGTAAAGTTCTGaacaatgttaataaaaatactctataatttttttaaacgtttttgatCCCTAGAAGTAAACTTAAATATATTGTTCATTTCAAATCAAATGTGGTAAACGAATTTTAAAATATGTAGTGGTACGCGACTAATTGACTGCTTagtccatttatttttattgttacgaTAAGTATAAGTAacaatttacatttaaaggaAACAAAATGAGCGGCAGTTAAGGCAAACATGTTTGAaattcaaaatacaaaatttttatagcCGATAATATCGATGATATTAGACTTAAGTCGATAGAAATTTTAACTTGTTGCATCTctctattttatttctttatttcgcAGCATTTATATTGTAGATATTCAGTTTAAAACCTGAATAATGTCATATTTAAATAGAAGCAAACAAGTGTTCATATTTTTTACGTCACTATAATACATCACATATTCTCCATATTTTATTTCTCCTTTCCCTTTTTTTTATctctaatattaataatattaatatatattctATGTGagttctttttttctattaaatt
The genomic region above belongs to Diabrotica undecimpunctata isolate CICGRU chromosome 8, icDiaUnde3, whole genome shotgun sequence and contains:
- the LOC140447224 gene encoding organic cation transporter protein-like isoform X1, with protein sequence MEKKIAKELSSKERIWNNDEVSYGVFGQPSKIKSIIDGTKKKPEEAQEDDDVVSKAIGEFGRWQLLNTLLLSLFNIPCTWHIFAPTFHVGEKRNVWCARPENFTDVRFSEWMNCSGQSEQEYCTVLDVTGINNITALCSASLDALNRVKCNRWEFDGEGSNIITDFNLICDRKSLQNLAEMMFLAGVAIGGLVSGIVSDKYGRKRTLMISVTLQTIIGTAIAFTPWFFLYVILRAFLGFISVSVVFSGFVLSIELVGGEWRTVTGISYLFPVSMGYVTVSGIGWLLRNWRHFQLAISLPGFFFIILWWVLPESPRWLLVLGKTKLVKNILEKASKFNRRPLPPNLDKLLQPESGCDSIEDVSVFDLFRVPSLRKKTFCQFMIWFSVYLVYYGLVLNLGNIGGNLYVNSALQGVVEIPAIAISIYFLLKKGRRWPLSLTMITSGIACILTFPIYFLDSNLQWVITSLTMISKFCISSSNATMPVFAAELYPTTIRNIGVGAANVSAGIALMLVPYLWLLSSFHASLPMTVLAAFGIMGGLCVLLLPETKGVPLPTTIKQEIENRKMSLAGSNKKINNNCSA
- the LOC140447224 gene encoding organic cation transporter protein-like isoform X4, giving the protein MVPDLKYPYFPIIDGTKKKPEEAQEDDDVVSKAIGEFGRWQLLNTLLLSLFNIPCTWHIFAPTFHVGEKRNVWCARPENFTDVRFSEWMNCSGQSEQEYCTVLDVTGINNITALCSASLDALNRVKCNRWEFDGEGSNIITDFNLICDRKSLQNLAEMMFLAGVAIGGLVSGIVSDKYGRKRTLMISVTLQTIIGTAIAFTPWFFLYVILRAFLGFISVSVVFSGFVLSIELVGGEWRTVTGISYLFPVSMGYVTVSGIGWLLRNWRHFQLAISLPGFFFIILWWVLPESPRWLLVLGKTKLVKNILEKASKFNRRPLPPNLDKLLQPESGCDSIEDVSVFDLFRVPSLRKKTFCQFMIWFSVYLVYYGLVLNLGNIGGNLYVNSALQGVVEIPAIAISIYFLLKKGRRWPLSLTMITSGIACILTFPIYFLDSNLQWVITSLTMISKFCISSSNATMPVFAAELYPTTIRNIGVGAANVSAGIALMLVPYLWLLSSFHASLPMTVLAAFGIMGGLCVLLLPETKGVPLPTTIKQEIENRKMSLAGSNKKINNNCSA
- the LOC140447224 gene encoding organic cation transporter protein-like isoform X5, which codes for MEKKIAKAIIDGTKKKPEEAQEDDDVVSKAIGEFGRWQLLNTLLLSLFNIPCTWHIFAPTFHVGEKRNVWCARPENFTDVRFSEWMNCSGQSEQEYCTVLDVTGINNITALCSASLDALNRVKCNRWEFDGEGSNIITDFNLICDRKSLQNLAEMMFLAGVAIGGLVSGIVSDKYGRKRTLMISVTLQTIIGTAIAFTPWFFLYVILRAFLGFISVSVVFSGFVLSIELVGGEWRTVTGISYLFPVSMGYVTVSGIGWLLRNWRHFQLAISLPGFFFIILWWVLPESPRWLLVLGKTKLVKNILEKASKFNRRPLPPNLDKLLQPESGCDSIEDVSVFDLFRVPSLRKKTFCQFMIWFSVYLVYYGLVLNLGNIGGNLYVNSALQGVVEIPAIAISIYFLLKKGRRWPLSLTMITSGIACILTFPIYFLDSNLQWVITSLTMISKFCISSSNATMPVFAAELYPTTIRNIGVGAANVSAGIALMLVPYLWLLSSFHASLPMTVLAAFGIMGGLCVLLLPETKGVPLPTTIKQEIENRKMSLAGSNKKINNNCSA
- the LOC140447224 gene encoding organic cation transporter protein-like isoform X3, with protein sequence MDEEILVSERLLPIIDGTKKKPEEAQEDDDVVSKAIGEFGRWQLLNTLLLSLFNIPCTWHIFAPTFHVGEKRNVWCARPENFTDVRFSEWMNCSGQSEQEYCTVLDVTGINNITALCSASLDALNRVKCNRWEFDGEGSNIITDFNLICDRKSLQNLAEMMFLAGVAIGGLVSGIVSDKYGRKRTLMISVTLQTIIGTAIAFTPWFFLYVILRAFLGFISVSVVFSGFVLSIELVGGEWRTVTGISYLFPVSMGYVTVSGIGWLLRNWRHFQLAISLPGFFFIILWWVLPESPRWLLVLGKTKLVKNILEKASKFNRRPLPPNLDKLLQPESGCDSIEDVSVFDLFRVPSLRKKTFCQFMIWFSVYLVYYGLVLNLGNIGGNLYVNSALQGVVEIPAIAISIYFLLKKGRRWPLSLTMITSGIACILTFPIYFLDSNLQWVITSLTMISKFCISSSNATMPVFAAELYPTTIRNIGVGAANVSAGIALMLVPYLWLLSSFHASLPMTVLAAFGIMGGLCVLLLPETKGVPLPTTIKQEIENRKMSLAGSNKKINNNCSA
- the LOC140447224 gene encoding organic cation transporter protein-like isoform X2, whose protein sequence is MYAKCKEVMIESVSAIIDGTKKKPEEAQEDDDVVSKAIGEFGRWQLLNTLLLSLFNIPCTWHIFAPTFHVGEKRNVWCARPENFTDVRFSEWMNCSGQSEQEYCTVLDVTGINNITALCSASLDALNRVKCNRWEFDGEGSNIITDFNLICDRKSLQNLAEMMFLAGVAIGGLVSGIVSDKYGRKRTLMISVTLQTIIGTAIAFTPWFFLYVILRAFLGFISVSVVFSGFVLSIELVGGEWRTVTGISYLFPVSMGYVTVSGIGWLLRNWRHFQLAISLPGFFFIILWWVLPESPRWLLVLGKTKLVKNILEKASKFNRRPLPPNLDKLLQPESGCDSIEDVSVFDLFRVPSLRKKTFCQFMIWFSVYLVYYGLVLNLGNIGGNLYVNSALQGVVEIPAIAISIYFLLKKGRRWPLSLTMITSGIACILTFPIYFLDSNLQWVITSLTMISKFCISSSNATMPVFAAELYPTTIRNIGVGAANVSAGIALMLVPYLWLLSSFHASLPMTVLAAFGIMGGLCVLLLPETKGVPLPTTIKQEIENRKMSLAGSNKKINNNCSA